Proteins from one Podospora pseudocomata strain CBS 415.72m chromosome 4, whole genome shotgun sequence genomic window:
- a CDS encoding hypothetical protein (EggNog:ENOG503NUTE; COG:Q): MVAENMTARLAEMALGHGDQNRAAHTDISNPDRDGGRYTDDSGAKMKALAWMGKNDVRVIETSKPKIVDDHDVILKVTGSTVCGSDVHLMHGVVVQVEKGDILGHEFCGVVESVGPSITKLAVGDRVVNSFCISCGECSYCKDKLPTACEKTNASTLHAKLYGGRMGGIFGYSHLTGGYAGGQAEYVRIPLAENNLLKIPDNVPDEKALYLSDVLPTSYHSVVYTGVNEGDTVAIWGLGPIGFMACFWAKKKGATRVIGIDSNWRTEYAKSKIPGLETINYATLEFGQTVPTKIHEMVPGGVDVSIDASGGEYAKGWAHKLEMAIGAEQDTSEMINECLYATKKFGRVGIIGDYVGFTNHFNVGALMELGIYLIGCGQAPVQRYWEELLEMVEKGEIDPTIMLTHRFKIDDIAKAYKLQEKREEGLVKCFVETRFSAPRAEGTPELTSL, from the exons ATGGTTGCAGAGAACATGACGGCCAGGCTGGCCGAGATGGCCCTCGGACACGGTGACCAAAACCGTGCGGCCCACACCGATATCTCCAACCCTGACCGCGACGGCGGCCGGTACACGGACGACAGCGGCGCGAAGATGAAAGCCCTCGCTTGGATGGGCAAGAACGACGTACGAGTCATCGAGACGTCCAAGCCCAAGATCGTCGACGACCACGATGTCATCCTCAAGGTCACTGGTTCCACCGTCTGCGGCAGCGACGTACACCTGATGCATggagtggtggtgcaggTCGAAAAGGGCGATATTCTGGGACACGAGTTCTGCGGCGTTGTCGAGTCGGTGGGACCGTCGATCACCAAGCTCGCTGTTGGTGATCGGGTGGTGAACAGCTTTTGCATCTCTTGCGGCGAGTGTAGTTACTGCAAGGACAAGCTCCCTACTGCATGCGAAAAGACCAATGCCTCAACTCTTCACGCCAAGCTTTACGGCGGGCGCATGGGCGGCATTTTTGGTTACTCACACTTGACGGGGGGGTATGCGGGCGGTCAGGCCGAGTACGTCAGGATCCCGCTGGCTGAGAACAACCTACTCAAGATCCCTGACAACGTCCCGGATGAAAAGGCACTGTATCTCTCTGATGTGCTGCCCACTTCGTACCACAGCGTGGTCTACACCGGCGTCAACGAGGGAGACACGGTCGCCATCTGGGGCCTCGGTCCCATCGGCTTCATGGCGTGCTTTtgggcaaagaagaagggtgcGACACGTGTTATTGGCATCGACAGCAACTGGCGGACCGAGTACGCAAAGTCCAAGATCCCGGGGCTAGAGACCATCAACTATGCAACATTGGAGTTTGGACAGACAGTGCCGACAAAGATACACGAAATGGTGCctgggggtgttgatgtcAGCATTGATGCGAGCGGAGGAGAGTACGCCAAAGGATGGGCGCACaagctggagatggcgatTGGGGCGGAGCAGGATACAAGCGAGATGATCAATGAATGTCTGTACGCGACCAAGAAGTTTGGGAGAGTCGGCATCATTGGTGATTACGTCGGGTTCACTAACCATTTCAATGTCGGTGCGCTGATGGAGCTTGGTATTTACTTGATCGGGTGTGGACAGGCTCCGGTGCAGAGAT ATTGGgaggagcttctcgagaTGGTTGAAAAAGGAGAGATCGATCCCACCATCATGTTGACGCATCGGTTCAAGATTGACGATATAGCAAAGGCATATAAGCtgcaggagaagagggaggagggtctGGTGAAATGTTTTGTCGAGACAAGGTTCTCTGCCCCGCGTGCTGAAGGGACTCCGGAGCTCACGAGTTTGTAG
- a CDS encoding hypothetical protein (COG:O; EggNog:ENOG503P0PR) — translation MRLAAFLSLAVAAAAVNVSNSDPFEQWHGPKAGDVRGPCPFLNTFANHGFLPRTGKYITLDDLTNGLFNAVNFDANISAFLFDFAISTNPEPNSTWFSLDHLTRHNVLEHDASLSRVDAFHGHADIFNQEAFDETRSHWGDIVNVESGAAAIVARMKTCKSTNPQYSLSQLGEAFILGETAAFISILGDAEALTVEKTRVEYLFQNERLPTELGWKRPEAQFTTDILVRNLQAVAVEYQKRLNSTVLRKRGVDYAERLMDGRARLL, via the exons ATGAGACTTGCagcctttctttctttggcGGTGGCCGCTGCGGCTGTCAATGTGTCCAACAGCGACCCCTTTGAGCAATGGCATGGGCCTAAGGCAGGCGATG TCCGTGGGCCATGCCCATTCCTAAACACCTTTGCCAACCACGGCTTCCTCCCTCGTACCGGCAAATACATCACCCTCGATGACCTCACCAACGGCCTCTTCAACGCTGTCAACTTCGACGCCAATATCTCTGCTTTCCTCTTTGACTTCGCCATCAGCACGAACCCGGAGCCGAACTCTACCTGGTTCTCGCTTGACCACTTGACCCGCCACAACGTGCTGGAGCATGATGCCAGTCTCTC TCGCGTTGACGCCTTCCACGGCCACGCCGACATTTTCAACCAGGAAGCCTTCGACGAAACCCGCTCCCACTGGGGTGACATCGTCAATGTCGAGAGCGGTGCCGCTGCCATCGTCGCTCGCATGAAGACATGCAAATCAACCAATCCTCAAtactccctctcccaactTGGCGAGGCTTTCATCCTCGGCGAGACAGCCGCGttcatctccatcctcggAGACGCTGAGGCCCTCACTGTCGAGAAGACGCGTGTGGAATACCTTTTCC AAAACGAGCGTCTCCCGACCGAACTTGGCTGGAAGAGACCCGAGGCTCAGTTCACGACCGATATTCTGGTGCGGAACCTGCAGGCGGTGGCTGTCGAGTATCAGAAGAGGCTGAACTCGACTgtcttgaggaagaggggggtggattaTGCTGAGCGGTTGATGGATGGTAGGGCAAGGCTGCTGTAG
- a CDS encoding hypothetical protein (EggNog:ENOG503P2TX; COG:S) has protein sequence MMRLRPLVSAPIMGALRQQTLPCAARQFSASVKPGTSISEVITKDHRELEQYYNEVINSNDPDHQQRFGNQFTWELARHSVAEELIVYPAFESHMGDKGHAMAEDDRKQHHRVKELLKEFQNMKAESADYVPKLKELWSVLSQHIKEEEENDLPALEAALQAAKGESEGMAKKFGLTKAFVPSRSHPSAGENPYFESAMGMLAAPIDHIADIFRKFPGNTKSPNPSTK, from the exons ATGATGCGTCTACGCCCTCTCGTATCAGCCCCTATCATGGGCGCCTTGAGGCAACAAACCCTCCCGTGTGCGGCTCGTCAGTTCTCAGCCTCCGTCAAGCCCGGCACATCCATCTCCGAAGTCATCACCAAAGACCACCGAGAGCTCGAGCAGTACTACAACGAAGTCATCAACTCCAATGACCCCGATCACCAACAGCGCTTTGGCAACCAATTCACTTGGGAGCTGGCGCGCCACTCGGTCGCCGAAGAGCTGATTGTCTATCCCGCTTTTGAGTCTCATATGGGCGACAAGGGCCATGCCATGGCCGAGGACGACCGCAAGCAACATCACAGA GTAAAAGAGCTCCTCAAGGAATTCCAGAACATGAAGGCCGAGTCGGCAGACTATGTCCccaagctgaaggagcttTGGTCGGTCTTGTCGCAGCacatcaaggaggaggaggagaatgacTTGCCGGCGCTCGAGGCGGCGTTGCAGGCGGCCAAGGGCGAGTCGGAGGGCATGGCGAAGAAGTTTGGTCTCACCAAGGCGTTCGTTCCGTCAAGAAGCCACCCAAGTGCGGGGGAGAACCCTTACTTCGAGTCGGCCATGGGAATGTTGGCTGCGCCTATTGACCACATTGCGGATATCTTTAGGAAGTTTCCTGGGAACACCAAgtcccccaacccatctACCAAGTAG
- a CDS encoding hypothetical protein (CAZy:AA3; EggNog:ENOG503NXIY; COG:E) yields MGLYKELPESLTEVDIIIAGGGTAGCIIAARLTDADPNLSILVIERGSNNDLPTIAYPLFFMQNIVPGSKASIFYQTEPEEQLDGRKIIVPAGGVLGGGSSINLMMYTRAQRSDFDGWGVPGWSADEMLPYLKKLETYHGVDHNGTHGHDGPINVSTGTFTSTRFQNEFLSVVEETGWPTSDDLQNLDSSNGIGAQPALRYVSPDGARQDTANRYLHPRLQSGTNPNLHVLLETSVIRVLFDDNKRVRAVEFTRNPLYHDTHSPTQTVKARKTIVISSGALGTPPILERSGIGSPEVLSRAKVEVIVPLPGVGAEYEDHQLCVYPYHSSLSPSETADSVALGRVDPATLIQNNDLTLGWNTMDVTCKLRPLADKDITDLGPAFEAAWNNDFANTPDKPLGMIAPVAVFPNNPDLVSAFGPDKQYFSISCFTVHPYSRGHIHITSPELTSPPDFKTGFLTDKNNLDIKMHIWLYKTQREIARRMPLYRGEVTPCHPPFPPSSKASAVHLNQPLNGKVNNISYTPQDDAIIEQHIRQNVSTTWHSLGTCKIGSVVDENLNVYGTTGLKIADLSVLPGNVAANTNNMAMAVGEKAAGVIIEELGLGL; encoded by the exons ATGGGCCTCTACAAAGAGCTACCGGAATCCCTCACCGAggtcgacatcatcatcgccggaG GTGGCACGGCCGGTTGCATCATCGCCGCAAGACTAACAGATGCTGATCCCAACCTTTCCATCCTGGTGATTGAGCGCGGCAGCAATAATGACCTGCCCACAATCGCATATCCGCTGTTCTTCATGCAGAATATTGTGCCAGGCAGCAAGGCAAGCATTTTTTACCAAACAGAGCCGGAGGAGCAGCTGGATGGTCGAAAGATCATTGTCCCTGCAGGTGGTGTTCTCGGGGGCGGGTCGTCGATCAACCTGATGATGTACACTCGGGCTCAGAGGTCCGACTTCGACGGGTGGGGTGTGCCAGGTTGGTCTGCTGATGAGATGTTGCCGTATCTAAAGAAG CTGGAGACTTATCACGGAGTGGACCACAATGGAACGCATGGTCATGATGGTCCCATTAATGTTTCTACTGGCACTTTCACGTCCACCAGGTTCCAAAATGAGTTCCTTTCTGTAGTGGAAGAAACGGGATGGCCCACAAGTGATGATCTCCAGAACCTGGACTCCTCGAATGGAATTG GAGCCCAACCCGCCCTCCGCTATGTATCTCCCGACGGTGCACGTCAAGACACCGCGAACCGCtacctccacccccgcctccAATCCGGCAccaatcccaacctccaTGTCCTCCTAGAAACAAGCGTCATCCGTGTCCTCTTCGACGACAACAAGCGCGTCAGGGCTGTAGAGTTCACCCGCAACCCGCTTTACCACGACACTCATTCACCCACCCAAACGGTCAAAGCCCGCAAAACGATAGTCATTTCCTCCGGCGCCCTGGGCACACCGCCCATTCTCGAGCGATCTGGCATTGGCTCCCCCGAAGTTCTCTCCCGCGCCAAAGTCGAAGTAATTGTCCCCCTACCCGGAGTTGGTGCTGAATACGAAGACCACCAACTCTGCGTGTACCCTTACCACTCCTCTCTATCCCCATCGGAGACAGCCGATTCTGTCGCCCTTGGTCGCGTAGATCCAGCCACCCTGATCCAAAATAATGACCTCACACTGGGGTGGAACACCATGGACGTAACCTGCAAGCTCCGCCCTCTTGCCGACAAAGACATCACCGACCTAGGACCGGCCTTTGAAGCCGCCTGGAACAACGACttcgccaacacccccgacaaGCCCCTCGGCATGATCGCCCCCGTAGCCGTtttccccaacaaccccgaccTCGTTTCCGCATTCGGCCCGGATAAACAGTACTTCTCCATCAGCTGCTTCACCGTCCACCCTTACTCCCGCGGCCACATCCACATCACCAGCCCCGAACTGACCTCCCCACCAGACTTCAAAACCGGCTTCTTGACCGACAAAAACAATCTCGACATCAAAATGCACATCTGGTTGTACAAAACCCAACGTGAAATCGCCCGACGAATGCCCCTCTACCGCGGCGAAGTCACCCCCTgccacccccctttccctccctcctccaaagccagcgcagtccacctcaaccaacccctcaacgGCAAGGTCAACAACATCTCCTACACCCCCCAAGACGACGCCATAATCGAGCAGCATATCCGCCAAAACGTCAGCACAACCTGGCACTCCCTCGGCACATGCAAAATCGGGTCGGTAGTGGACGAAAACCTGAATGTGTACGGCACCACAGGCCTCAAGATCGCCGATTTGAGCGTCCTGCCTGGGAATGTGGCTGCGAATACGAATAACATGGCtatggcggtgggggagaaggcggcgggTGTTATTATTGAGgagcttggtcttggtcttTAG
- a CDS encoding hypothetical protein (EggNog:ENOG503P8KB), which yields MSPQGPTTQSPMIMDAAAVQRPENAHLDSKLQTSQPATFQPMDTQKPHEDSEVGLRGGDRGGCCPGRFCFIIPCPLPCDCCII from the exons atgTCTCCTCAAGGCCCCACCACTCAATCGCCCATGATCatggatgctgctgctgtccagCGCCCAGAGAATGCGCACCTGGATAGCAAGTTGCAGACGAGTCAGCCGGCAACATTTCAACCGATGG ATACCCAGAAGCCACACGAAGACTCAGAGGTCGGTCTGAGAGGTGGTGATCGCGGTGGCTGCTGCCCTGGTCGGTTCTGCTTCATCATTCCCTGCCCATTGCCCTGCGACTGTTGCATCATCTAA